The sequence ATTTTTTGCAGATGTTTGCTTCTATGGCAACTATATCAATTACTTATGATGGGTGTCTTGTAAAAATGGGTGTCCTATACAATTGAACCATATACCTTACACAGAAAATTAAATTCAGTCTAGATAGGGATAACAGAGGCAATCTTGAAGGCCTCGACCTTTATGTTTTCTTGGTTTCTTGTTTACTGTGGCTCATCCTGAATGAGAGAAAGCATCTGCCTACCTTCCCTAGCGATCTAATGTTTCTTGATTTTGAAGTAAGAGCATGTAGCTCCACCAATTAGAATATTAGAATGCTCAGGCTCACGTTCAACAAACACCATACAAACATtatcttcttcaacattgcaaaCACCTCTAGCTTCAGCCAGCCTAGAGCCTTCAAAGCCTATGCTCAACTTCCTCAATTGATATTTCAAACTGGGATATTTTCAGCCAGTTTTTGGTACTTTCCACCAGCTAATCCATTTCAAACCTGGTGAAGAATGTTACTTTGGGTATGTGTCATTTTTTGGTAAACTAATACATATTTTGGTGAAATGATGTCTGTGTAAAACTCCATTTCAACTCTTGTGATAAAAATTATTCTGGCAGAAAGATGTCAGTGTAGATATCCATTTCCTCTAAATTAAGTAAGTCCTCTATCAGCTTCCCAAGATCTAAGATGTGTTGCAATTAGTCCttaacttttgaaacaattttaatTCTGCAACTACTAGGGTACTCATTTTTTTGCCTCCATTTAAGTTGATCTCCATCAATGGCAGACCAGAACTCAATATGAATCTCcataaatattttgcaaaaatgcaAGTCTTCAAACTTTCAAGTTATCCATATGTGCTAAATTGGTTATTCTAGTCACCTACTTCTAGTCCCTTATTCTGCAATGAAAGATTCTTGTGGAAGCAAAAATAAATCAGCGACTACCTTGCACCTATCTAAATAGTTCCTCTAAGAAATTTCAACAAGTAAAAATTTGGTGGAAGACATACAACGTCTTTGCAAGGGTGATAGTTCAAAAAAGGCATGTTACCAATTTAGGAATCTTACATGTTGATAAATATCAATCCTGATTGGTGCTCCAAGTAGACTTAGATGTTCCCAAAGATCACATTCAATTGCATCCAACATCTTTAATAACACTAATAAACTCAAAGTTGTTAGATAGTGAACCATTCCAAATAATTTCTAGAAATTTCTTATCCTCGATATTAACAAAACTCTCCCATTCAAGAGTTATGCAACCTCAATATTATTAGTGTTCATATCACTTTGAAATTAGTAGGCAACAAAAACGAAAGTTGGTCTCCTCCCTTGTAAAGTTTCTTGCCAAATTCAATTTTGACAATACTGCAAAGGACAACCCGAGTATAGCTGGAGGGCTTTGTCACCCAAGACACAAGAAAGAACTTGATTTTTGTGGTAGCTCTCTTTATTGGCACAAGCAATGAAGCAGAATGGATCTTTTCTTGCAAAAATCTAGCTTCCCTAAGCTTTGTCAATGGTATTCTGGGTGAACAAGCTTTGTCAGCTAGGTATCACTCTAAAGTTGCCATTCATGGCGACTTTATCACCAACCTAGTGCTCTACCTTCTGGATGAGGCAATTCATCTTTGGCTTGTGTGCAActtttttttccaaattaatttttaatatgtcataacttgcaaaagttgcatggTGAAGTTAAAGTTGTTCGTTCTTTTTGCAGAGATGTGGGTAAAGTTTTGGCTAGATTGCATGTGCAGCACCAATCATGTGCATTTTGAAGTTGGTAGCCATTTTACCATTCCCCTTTTATGTAGCCCCTCTATGCATCAGTCCTAACAATGAAGGGAGATTCGCTATATTGTGCTCTTCCCTTCTTTGGTGGGCAATTGTAAAGGTCAGTCTGCTAATTAGAGAGAACCCTAGGTGGAAGAGTAGTGGATGCTGGTCATGTGTCGCCTATTGCACAAGAGCATTGAAGGGTAATCTAAGGTTCAAGGGGTCTCTTGTTTGGTTAATGGTAGTGAGATTATCAGCATCTCTAGTTTTTGGTTGTATGGGCTGTTTTAGCTTCCCTATTGCAACATTTTGGCTATGGCTCTTTTCAGGTCTGTTGACTTCTGTGCTCATTTTTGTGGTTGTTGCTATCCTTTTGCAGAATTGTGGTAGTGGTTTTATCATAATATGTTATACCTTTCTCTGTAAGCATCTTTTATATCAAGAGTGGGACTACCATAGTTCCCcctctattttatatatatatatatatatatatatatatatatatatatatatatatatatatatatatatatttgttatcctcaattttgaaaaattgggGTAACACTACAAATTTTTAATCCATTTGTAGCTTATATGCTCTATGCACGCTTTTCGAGGTAATTTGTGTCACTTCCCATGCGTGATTTTCCACCTTAGAACCTTCATTTGAAGTTTCTTagtgttttgtgtgtcttgtaaaTTCTAAGTGTCCAAGTGCAATTCGAGTTTACACCATTTAGTCTTCCTAGTGCAAATCCAGTTTACAAACCCAAATTGCACCTCCTCCTTGCACTTGCTTTACACCTTTTGGTGTTGTTCGGGTTGATAGACCCGAACTACAGCATGTTATTGGTGTTGTTCGGACCTACGAACCCGAATAACACTATATACCCCTTGCCATTGCTTATGTATGGGCAACATGCATCGAAAGCCATTGCTTGGTGCATGGCGGGTCTACAACCCCACCCTGCACTTTGCAACCCTTTATGCCATAACCTGTGTATGACGGGTTTATAAACCCACCTTACACCAAGTTTGGGTTCTTCCCTTTAAGTGCATGGCGGATTTATAAACCCACCATACACTTTGATCCTTCCACTTAGGTGTAGATCGGACCCGTAGGTCTGACTTGCACCAAGTTTTGATATGCACTCAATTAGTGTAGTTTGGACCTATAGGTCCAATTTACACCAATCACATGTTTCTCCCCAAGGTACAGTTCGGGTCTATAGGTCCAAACTACAGCTAGCCTTTATTCCATGTGTAGTTCGGGTCTACGAACCCGAACTGCACCTTTGAACCACACTTAACCTTAGGTGTAAATCAGGCCTATGAACCCAAATAaaaccaattgcacacacatgtaaATAAGGTTAGTAGGTCTGATTTACACTTGTTCTACCATGATACAATgggggttttggaaaccctaatgaaATCAAATTCAGCACATACATGATCTTGTTCAGTACAAATGATCAAGATGGTTGATGAATTGCTCCTTACAAGTGTTGATGCTTTCCCAATGCTACAATTCTATTCAAATGTTAGAACCATCTCCAGGgaaaagacaatgaagttcaagaaacaagactcCTATCCGCTCTTCCTCTCATCCTCAATGGCGTCAAACATTGCAAACACCAGATGATTCTGAAATACAAGCTACCTAGCAACAATAAGAAGATTTTCTGAAGAATGACAAACATAATAAAGATGTCTCTGGACACTTattcatttttatgcatctctagtgcagggcattttgtaatttcaattgacacttcaagtgtcattttgtaataagctatcgacacctcaggtgtcattttatgtatgctctagtacacatGGAGGATTGCacatgtcctaagtcaaataggactctacctttgacttggtcacaaattgGTTGTAATTTTCCTAGTTTCATGCTACACCtctctatatatatgaggatgctcattgtaataaggatcttttaaggatctttttaattttttgatgaatCTTTTGGCAAAACAACAAAACTCTACCGGTTTGGGAAGCACTCTAAAACTTTgttttagatgtaaatcaaattgcaatcaataaaagagacaagttgctttcaatctttgtgttggaacAAATTGTAATGTGACGACATTATTCAGAGTTGATTGTGAGTATTGTGGTGTTATTTGAAAGAGATTTAAACccaatcttgtagtctttgagttgcttattgtgtttataattaatgatatattgtcaaacttgatcttttagtctttgagctacttatcaCGTTTGAAGCTAATGTTTCATGCTCAAGCAAAGAGATAACTTGCAGTCATTGTGTTGTTTTTACCTTCTATGTTTGTGCATTTAAGGTGAAGTGTATGTTGAACTCTTTGAGCTACACATATTTCATCCTTGTTTCTGAAGCTTTATAGGAAGTCatggaaagtctttgagctttcatgagctTATTGATTAATTTTGCTTGATTATACTTGAAAGTTTATGTAAGAAAGAGTCATCTATTTgtaaaggttgataggatagtgataaaaagaagactttgagctttattattACTTTCTCGTCCCAAAATTAGTTTCAAAAAAAGGGAGCAACGGGAGGCTTTGTAATCTTATGGAAACTTTGCGTCCAAGTTAGCATAGATTCTTAAGAATATTGCAAGTTAAAATTGTTTTGTTGCTCtgttctaaatagagaattgggTAGATACTTACTCTGAAAAAAAGAGTAAAGTAATTGCATCAtcctggattagtgtaaagttaggaGTTAGAATAGTATTAATTTTAGtttgcagtagaaagggggagccttcccttataagtaggagggattatatcttgccttctgagagatattcTCCCACATGCTATGGTGAAAACCCACATTTTGTAAACCTCCttgagtttacaaaattttcacccaacatatatattaaaatatttacaatACTTTGGTGAACACAAGTTAGAGAGTTAGCCTTCTACAATTGCTCAAAAGCATTCTTCCAGACAGTTCATCTTCCCAAAAATAATTGAGAGCTAGAGTAATTGAAAAGCATCACTTGTGAGAATTTGGTCTGCCCCATCAATTGAAGTGACAATAAGAATTAAAAAAAGACCATTTCTCAGTTTATGTATGTCATCCTTACCCAGGGGCCATGCTAATCATATTACTCATCCAAAAGTAGAAATGCTACAGTTTTATTGTGACATCACATTACAACTTGCTTCGTTGTGTTCTCAGTTGAAGAAGGAGGTTCCGTACAACAGGCTTTTGGAAGAGATCAAATACCAGTTTTTGCAATTGCATGATAGATGTTAGATTTTACAGACAGCTTCATAAGCCCTTAAAGTTTCATGTATAGGTTATTTTCAGCTGTCATAAGCTTTCTCAGCTTCTTGTACAGGTTATGTTCAGCTGTCATAAGCTCTTCAAGCTTCATATATATGTTATGTTCAGCTGTTGTATACTCTTTTTACCTGCTAGAACTTGGCTCAGCGATGTTTAATGTTGCTCTCTGATTCATGTAACTTTTGATTTAATTTCTTCTCTTTGCGCTGTTCACTTTGAACTGCCATTATTTTCCTTGTATTCAGCTTTGATCaattaaaaaaagaataaaaaacaacatttCTGGCATTAATCATGATGAGAAATATTTTTATTAAAGCCTTACAATGCTTTTCCCAATTCATAAATGTAAAGAAAAAAGGGGAAATAGTATGATCCCTTTCACAGCATCCCAGCACACTCATTTTCCATCCACTAGCCAATAAGTGGTTTCAGTCTCATCCAAGTGTTCCTTTCCATCTGCCAACAAGATAATCTTGGCATGTATTCTTCCTTGCTTGAAAAGTGAACGCTCATGCTTTAGGAGCAAAAATAAAGAAACTGGCTCAAAAAGGCATTCTAATCCTCAATCAGAGAAAATTATCTCTACCAATTGATGCCATCTAAGCTAAAGCTTTACAGGTAATTATACTCATAAAAAATTTCCCCTTTAATAAGTCAGGTACTCTATAattattatcttttttattttgtgaTATTATATTTTCTTATAGCACTATGTTTATGATGTTGGCTAATCCAGGGCTGCAAATACAATTTACTTGCAAAAAGAGAAATTGTAGCAAAAACATGAGACAGCATAAAGCATAAGGAGTCACCTGATCATAAGCCCTTTGCAGAAATGAGGAGTTAATCACACAAAAAGGTTTTAGGCCTTCACATGCTAAGCCAGCAGCAAAAGTAACTGCATGTTGTTCAGCCATACCAACATCAAAGCACCTATCAGGGAACCTATCTGCATAAGTGCCTAGACCCATGTCAGCTCCCATCGGTGCATGGACAACAACTATGTCATCATCTTTGTCACTTTCTGAAATCAACGCTTGAACAAAATAATCTGCATATGTACAAGGAGAAAGCTTCTCCATCTGCTGCTTTGCGGGAGCGAAATCAGGAATTCCAATACCTGAGTAAATACAAAAAAGCAAATGCTGAATACCCTCTTAACATACAACTGCACCCACAAAAACTACCAAGTAAAAAATATGTTGACAATTTAAGCACTAAAGATagatctttattcatagtgcactAAGACTGCATATGCTACCTTGATGTTTAGTTGTTTGATTTTGAGTTTCCAAGAAACCTCGACCATTCTCTGTTACCACATGTATCAACACTGGACCTGTTGATTGTGTAGATTTTACTTCTTGCAAAATACTTACCAGATCACCAATATTATGACCATCAACTGGTCCTATATAATAAAGCCCTAGCTCCTCAAAAAGGGTTGCACCTAATGGAACAATCATGCCACGTGCATATTCATCCACTTTAGCAGCCAATTCATGCATCTTCCCACCAAGTTTCTTAGTCATACCCTGAAAGGCATACATTGCAAAAGATTTTATTTGGTTTTACATATTTGTCTGACCAAGTCCCAATATAAACAATTAGCATTCATGTTTCCCCATATTATCATAATTAATGCAAACCATGTTTATCAGGCCCTAGACTAAGAGCTTACCTTGGCAGCTTCTCGAAGCTCTCGAAATGTTTTACCTGATTGTAATTTGGTTAAAGTACTAGCAAGGGAACTGATAGGTGTCTTAGATGTTTCAGATATTTTCATCTGCAAGGAATGTCTACTATCATTGAGAATGACTATCATATTTGAGTCTAAATAACCTGCATTGGTCATAGCTTCAAAAGCTTGCCCTGCTGTTGTAGTTCCATTCCCTATCACTGCTACAACATGATTTTTTCTCCCTTTTAAGTCCCGTGCAACAGCCATACCTGTAAAATCATTAGAAAAAAAAACAATGATGATTAGGATGCTCACTTTTAAATTACACTGAATTGTTTAACAACTATTTACCATAATAATCAAGTAAATGAAGATGTTTTTTGAATCACAAGGTATTTGGATTTAAGGAAGAAAGCACTGGTCATCAGCAAGCATATAAATGAGCAGAATGTTCTATATTTGGGTCACATAAATGTTGATAGTATATAGTTAATGATATGCCTCACGTATATGGATTGCATATGTCTACTGATTCATATCTTGAACAATTTGAACGTTTCCAGAAACCCCAAGAAGCTTGATAAATGACCTCAAGCTTATGACTTATACTACCGTACTTTATTCCTACATCAAGAGCTAACAAGGAAGCTGTGAAGGTTAGTAACTTGAAAATTGATAAAGAAGAGAATATATATACCAAATTACCTAAGCCTGCTGAAATACTGCTACATCCATGGCCAGCGCCAAATGCATCATAATCACTTTCAAAGCGGGAGGTAAAGCCTGAAAGGCCATTATTCTTCCCTAAAGTATGTAGTTGTGACCTTCTGCCAGTAAGAATCTTATGTGGATATGCCTGATAAGGAAATTACAATTGCTGGTGAGAAATATTAGTCGTGGACACAAAAAAATGGTCAGTTTCTTATATACTATTGTGAGGGAAGGTTTATTACTGCTCTAAAAAAAACACCTGTAGACAAATAACATTAGTTTCTCTGTGCATGGAGAAGGCAATAGTATCTCATTGCTCTGATTTCACTGTCTCATTAAAATTTAACAATATTTAAATGAAGAAAACAAAAGTTTAACACACTTGCATCCATTTAGTCTTGCCataaaatgattttaaatgattCAATGAATTCATACAGAAGAAATTAGCAAGAAGCAATGCCAGATATACCTGTTCCCCAACATCCCATAAAATCTTGTCCATAGGGCTATTCAAGACGTAATGAAGTGCTATGGTCAAATCTACAGCCCCTAGACTGGCCTTGAACTGACTACCGGTATTAGATAAAGTGAAAATGATTTCAGCACGGATCTCCTCAGCAAGCCATTTCAACTCCTGCATTCCATTATAAACATGTTCATCACTCATGTGAAGTAGTAAACTTCAATACAGTTTTTTACCATCCTATCAAAGGTGGGAGGGTATATGGAACCTGCAGTGACAAGTTTTTCAAATGCATAGGTGTTTCAACTGTATCCAGTAAAGGAGTTGACGGCTTTTCCCAATAGTGGCTGCCTGTGCCATTAACAGCTGTGGCCGAACTCACCAAACCCTGTGTTCCAAGCACAAGTAAATGATATCTTTAGAAGTAATGTTGTAGAAAAATAGAATTATCTTAGAATACATAAAAAATTATTCAACTAATCATCTCTTGAGGTGATTATTAGACAGTAGAATGACTAAAATTATTAAAGCATAAAACTTACATGGCAACAACACTGTAGGTGGAGTATAGGTGAAAAGCTTGGAATTAAAAAACTAGTGATTGGTAAAAACATTTTGCCCATCCCCCGCCCTTTTTTTAAATTTCCCAATTAAACATGCTTGAAATACATTTTCTTTTATATTAATTTGCAATGTGAATTATTCTTTTGCTTGCAAACTTTATTATTCCTAATCTCTCTAGCACAATGGCAATTTATGAACTGTCGATGCACAACTGGAAATACAACAGCATAAAACTAATATGTCCTCATCTTTCTAAACAACATGGACTATCTTGAATCTATAAGAACAAATGGAATAGTTGAAAAATGAGATATAAGCATACAAACTGAAAGTGAAGAATCTAAATGTAAAACAAAATCCTGCAAAAGATGATAGTATTCATTATGAAGCAACAGA is a genomic window of Cryptomeria japonica chromosome 7, Sugi_1.0, whole genome shotgun sequence containing:
- the LOC131048592 gene encoding probable 1-deoxy-D-xylulose-5-phosphate synthase, chloroplastic isoform X1 produces the protein MTVSEMAKGGLCPIARVANMGCSSIHSLASHLVSSAMKTPQIFHLHLSSRWPCHKNAPGNLCKGLVSSATAVNGTGSHYWEKPSTPLLDTVETPMHLKNLSLQELKWLAEEIRAEIIFTLSNTGSQFKASLGAVDLTIALHYVLNSPMDKILWDVGEQAYPHKILTGRRSQLHTLGKNNGLSGFTSRFESDYDAFGAGHGCSSISAGLGMAVARDLKGRKNHVVAVIGNGTTTAGQAFEAMTNAGYLDSNMIVILNDSRHSLQMKISETSKTPISSLASTLTKLQSGKTFRELREAAKGMTKKLGGKMHELAAKVDEYARGMIVPLGATLFEELGLYYIGPVDGHNIGDLVSILQEVKSTQSTGPVLIHVVTENGRGFLETQNQTTKHQGIGIPDFAPAKQQMEKLSPCTYADYFVQALISESDKDDDIVVVHAPMGADMGLGTYADRFPDRCFDVGMAEQHAVTFAAGLACEGLKPFCVINSSFLQRAYDQVIHDVDLQKLPVRFAMDGAGLAGADGPTHAGAFDVTYMACLPNMIVMAPSDERELFNMVATAVAVNDRPICIRYPRSYGAGVSLPSGYKGQPLEIGNGRIVVDGAEVALLGYGAMVQNCLRAWNLLAKLGIHATVADARFCKPLDLKLIRQLAREHHVLITVEEGSVGGFGSHVVQFMALDGLLDGKLKWRPIVLPDHYIEHGSTREQLSHAGLTGTHIAATALTLLGRTRDALEIMC
- the LOC131048592 gene encoding probable 1-deoxy-D-xylulose-5-phosphate synthase, chloroplastic isoform X2; translation: MLQATFGLVSSATAVNGTGSHYWEKPSTPLLDTVETPMHLKNLSLQELKWLAEEIRAEIIFTLSNTGSQFKASLGAVDLTIALHYVLNSPMDKILWDVGEQAYPHKILTGRRSQLHTLGKNNGLSGFTSRFESDYDAFGAGHGCSSISAGLGMAVARDLKGRKNHVVAVIGNGTTTAGQAFEAMTNAGYLDSNMIVILNDSRHSLQMKISETSKTPISSLASTLTKLQSGKTFRELREAAKGMTKKLGGKMHELAAKVDEYARGMIVPLGATLFEELGLYYIGPVDGHNIGDLVSILQEVKSTQSTGPVLIHVVTENGRGFLETQNQTTKHQGIGIPDFAPAKQQMEKLSPCTYADYFVQALISESDKDDDIVVVHAPMGADMGLGTYADRFPDRCFDVGMAEQHAVTFAAGLACEGLKPFCVINSSFLQRAYDQVIHDVDLQKLPVRFAMDGAGLAGADGPTHAGAFDVTYMACLPNMIVMAPSDERELFNMVATAVAVNDRPICIRYPRSYGAGVSLPSGYKGQPLEIGNGRIVVDGAEVALLGYGAMVQNCLRAWNLLAKLGIHATVADARFCKPLDLKLIRQLAREHHVLITVEEGSVGGFGSHVVQFMALDGLLDGKLKWRPIVLPDHYIEHGSTREQLSHAGLTGTHIAATALTLLGRTRDALEIMC